The genome window TTTTAAAAGTTCAGACCTTATTTTTAAGGAACTTTTAACTTAAAATGGACACTATGATAAGTAATAAAATTAAGTGGTCGGTAGGCTTGTTGTTAGTAATTGTGCTCATTGTAGCTACTAATTTTATAGATCAAAATAATTTTCAACGCATTCAAGACTCCGTCAAATCCATTTACGAAGACCGATTAATAGCCAAAGACTTACTTTTTGATATACAGTTAGAGATTCATGATAAAGAATTGCTTCTAGCCGAAAACAAAGATTCCACCTTATTATCAAACCGTTCTTCTTCTCAAAAAAAGATCGAAGGCTTTATAGAAGGCTTTTCAAAAACTGCTTTAACACGGGATGAAAAAAGAATCTTTGAACGTTTAAAAGAAGAGACCCGTCTTTTATTCTCTCATGAAACTATCTATTTCAATACTGCAAACGACCTTACTTCTTCCAAAAAACTAAAAGAGCAAACTAAAAATATTAACAACACCATAGCGCAGTTATCAGACATTCAAATAGCCGAAGGTCAAAGACAAATGCACGTAGGAAGAAAAGCCATGGAATCTATTGATTTATTAACTCAATTGGAAATATGGATCATGATCGTTCTAGGTGTATTGATACAATTTGTGATTCTTTACAGTCCTAAGAAGGAGAGTGAGTAATTGATGGCAACCTGTTGATTATTAGTTATAATAAGCATATTACAAGTCATCATCCCTGCCCAATCTGCTTTATGTAGCGATCAAAACTATGAAAACTATGAAAACTGGTAAAGCATCATTAAACATGAGATTTTTAAGAGATATCAGTTACATTTGAGTTCATATAACCAGTTCTACACCGTTTGAAAAAAACATTCGTTATATCATTAATATCAGTTCTGATTTTATTTAGTTCCTGTAAAAAGAACGATAAAAGTTCAGGGAAAAAAGCGAATGAAAAAACTGAAATTATTAAAGAACAACAATTTTATTTTGATTGTAAAAAACAAATGATAAACGGAGTTGAATTCGAGGCTTGTATTCAAAGACCAGGAAATTTTTTTATAAAAAGTTCTGACGGTAAAATAATTTATAGTGACAAAGACAATCCTTTTGATTTTGAATTTTCAGATTTTAATGGAGATGGATATTCTGATATTAGGATGAATTATGTTTCTAACACACCTGGAATTAAGCAATTACTTCTGTTTGATATACAATCAAATGAATTCAAAGAAGTTAAAACATTTAATAAATTTCCGAATTCTATAAGAATTGAGGAAACAAATTTTTATTACTCGTATTATGGAAGTGGATGTGCCGATAATGATTGGAAAAGTGAATTATATAAATTAAACGGAACAGAAATAACCGTGTTAGGGAAAATAAAAGGATCAGGCTGTTTAGAAAATGATACAACCGGAATTTACATATACCAAGTAAATGGGAACACTGAAAAATTATTAAATTACACCAAAAGAGAACAAAGTTATTGGAAAGAAAAATATGAATTTATAAAAGAATATTGGACAGAAAATAAAAACCAATTCGAATAAAAAACGGTGTAGAACAACGTTTAAAAATAATAGGGCAATTGTCGCTTAACCCAATGGTAAAGGCGCTTTTGTAAGGTCGCCAAATTTTAAATTTGGCTTATTGATAAAGAAAAGACCTGCCGGCAGTTAATAAGAAAAAATAAAAAATTTGGATTGTGTTTAATCGAAAATAATTTTATAGTTTGCTCGCTACTAAACATATACAGAGAGGTTGAGCTAATGCGGAAATCTTATTAAAATTGAACATTTGAACTAAAAAAGCCAACGCACAAACAGCACATTTATTTTTTCCAAACGCACCATCCAATCTAAAAATTAAAAGAGCTGTTTCTGCCTTTGCGCCTGAGCAAGATTATCGACAAAAGAATGTGAACAAAAAAAATACGAATTGTAGAAGTAGAAGATATCTTTTTTAAATTGTAGGGTTGAATTTGGAACGAAATGATAAAAGAAAGAATTGATATAGACAACATTGACGGACAGCTATTTGAAATCAAAATAGTCGGGCCAGAGAACTCTAAACCAGCATCTTTTACGCATTATTTGCACAATCATAAAAATGGAGTTTCACAATTTTACAAAAAAGATGCACTTGCATTTGTCAAAGAAATTCTTATTAAAGAATATCCAAAAGACGAAATAACGAATAAAATAGCGGAAGAGGCTCTTCAATATTTGATTTTTGATCTCCATAAAACTGTTCCATTTCCCGCACCTGATAAACCTAAATTCAAATTTATTGACCTTTTTGCAGGAATTGGCGGATTTCGTTTGGCATTCCAAAATCTTGAAGGAAAATGTGTTTTCACAAGCGAATGGGACAAATATTCAAAACAAACCTACAAAGCCAACTTTGGCGAAATTCCTTTTGGAGATATAACTAAACCAAAGACAAAAAGTTACATTCCAGATAACTTTGATGTGCTTTGCGCAGGTTTTCCGTGTCAAGCATTTTCGATTGCTGGAAGACGTGGCGGATTTGAAGATACTCGCGGAACACTATTTTTTGATGTTGCCGAAATTATTAAAAAGAAAAGACCAAAAGCAATTTTCCTTGAAAATGTAAAAGGCCTTCGTAATCACGATAAAGGAAAAACATTAGCTACTATCTTAAACGTACTTAGGGAAGATTTAGATTATTATGTTCCTGAACCACAAATACTAAATGCAAAAGAGTTTGGCGTTCCTCAAAATCGTGAGCGGATTTTCATTGTTGGTTTCCGAAAAGATTTAGGAATAACGGATTTCCAATATCCCGAACCTACAAACAAAGACGCAGTTTTAGATGATATTTTGGAACAAGAAGAGGTTTCAGTAAAATATTATTTATCAACAACTTACGTTCAGACTTTAAAAAATCACCGAGCAAGACACGAAAGCAAGGGAAACGGATTTGGTTATCAAATTATAGCAAATGATGGAACTGCTAATGCAGTCGTTTGTGGAGGAATGGGAAGAGAACGAAATTTAGTTTTAGATGATAGACTCACAAATTTTGTTCCTGTAACTCATATTACTGGAGAAGTCAATCGTGAAGGAATTAGAAAGATGACACCAAGAGAATGGGCAAGACTTCAAGGATTTCCAGACAATTTTAAAATCGTAGTTTCAGACTGTTTTGACCCCTATAAAACAAGAGTATTCTTTTAAATTTCGTTAGTTAAATTATGCGGTTAATTTATTCATTAAAATTAAGTGTTTGTCAGTGTTCCATTTTTCCATTGGTGTTATTCTTCCTAATAGTCCGTGAAGTCTTTCGTTGTTGTAAAATAGAACATATTCTTTAAGGATTTTCTCTATTTCTCCAAAGGTTCTATATTCAAATCTCTGAAAAACTTCTTTCTTTAAAATTCCGTGATAAGCCTCTATGTGAGCATTTTCTTCTGGTGTTGCTATATGTGTAAACTCTTGACTTACTCCTATAAGTCCTAGATATTCTCTTACATTCTTGGCAATAAATTGACTTCCATTATCACTTCTAATCACTACATTATTAGGGTATTGATAGTTCATAAATAAGTCAGACAGCAATGTTATCACTTGAGCTTGTTTAATTGAAAAAGCAAAAAGGTCTATTAATATTCTTCGCGTATGAACATCTATTACAGATAGTAAATAAGCATTTTTACCCGCACTAGGAATCCAAACCATCTTTATGTCCATTTCTAAACAATCAAAGGGTTTTGTAGTCTTTACTTTTCTGAATTTAACAAACTTGCGCCCAGAACCGCTCCTGTCAATGCGGTCTTCTAACTTCAATAGGTTCGCTTCTTTCATTATTCTGTACAGCTTTTTATGGTTAATTACATAACCATCTCGTGTCAAATAAGCAGTCATTAATCTGTAGCCACAATCTATAAAAGGATGACTTAGTATGGTCTTTACAGACTCCATAACAGAATCCTGAGTAACTAATCCATTCTTATTATGATACGTAAATTCACTTGGCTTATTTCCTTTTCTCCCAAAGCTTGGTCTGCGATAATAACTGCTGTGAACCATTCCTACCATATTGATTATGCTAGTTTTACTGATTTTATATGTGTTAAAAAAAGTATCTACTAAATCTTTCTTGGATCGGACGTCCCAAACTTTTTTTTTAAAAGTTCTCGCTGGACTTCCAGCTCAATCTCTTTGTTGCTTAAAAGCTTACGAAGTATTCTATTTTCCTCTTCTGATTGCTTTAACTCTTTACTACGCGTGTCATAGGTCACTTTTAAGCCTGCTTCGCCTTGGGTATCATATTTCTTCTTCCAACTATAAAAAGTTCCCGTACTAACCTTGTATTTACGACAGGTTTCAACGATTCCTATTTCTTCAGATGTGGATAGAATTTTTAACTTTTCTTCTAAACTCCATTTCTTGTATTTCATATCTCAAAGGTATTAATTGAAATTTAAAATATCGCTCCGAACTTATTGGGGGCTAAACTACATCGCAAGTTTGGACAGGGAAATATGATGCGACAGGTGGATATTTGATTGTAAAAGAAAATGGCGATGTTCTTTGCTACCATATTTATAACAGAAACGAATTTGAGGACTATTTGCTTAATAATACCAAACTCGATACTGCAAGTTCATCGAGACACAGATTTGGGAAAGTTTATAAAAAAGATAATCAATTGTATTTCAAATTGAATTTACAAATCAGGTTCACGAAATAGCTAACGCGTGAGCCATACACATTTCCAGTTGCGCCAGCCAACGCGCCGCCAAAACTGTAAAGGAGTATATCTCTGCCAAAGCTAGCAAGTTTACGGAAAAGCACTAAGGAAAAAACGTGTATAGCTATTAACTAAGTAGTTGTTTAATACAAGTTAAGGTGTATTTACGAGTCCACCAAATTTTTTGAATTTAGCTTATTGAGAAAAAAGACCTACCTGCCGGCAGGTAGGTAATAAGTAAAATTTTTAAATTGGGCTTGTGTTCAACCGAATGGAAGTCGCATTTTTCCGCCCTACTATTCTTATACAAATCCGTTGTCTATATAAAATGTCAAGCATGAAAAGTCATAAAAACTGGCAGAAATACCTTTATGACTTTATATTAAATCATTGAGCGCCTAAGGTTTCATTTTCAGCCTATAGGTATGCAGCAGTGACTATATCTTTTTAGCTTTGAAAGCCTTTATCCTCAACCGCTTTTTATTTAACCGGATCAACAGCTGAAGCCCCACCAATCTTCATTTCATTGATGGTTACTTGATCAGATTGGAGTCGGTAACGCAGCCAGTTGGTCATACGCGTTTTTACTTCTAAGCGGTTTTTAATGGGTAAAGTACTGTCGTTAAAAATGATATTATAAACAGCTGTGGTATCTGTCTGCTGTGTGATAAAATCCTTATTTACAGAGGGAGCATAACTCATACTAGCTATTTGTGGATAATTCAACCGCACCTCTTCACTTAAAATATCAAAATCTTTACTCTTCTCATTAAGACTCCTCAATTGATCTTCCAGCGCTTTGATGTGTATGTCCTTATCCTGAATAAGTCGCAGCTTATCAATCAATTCTTCTTGCACTACTTCTACACCTTCATTAGACGCCATAGGCATAGAACTGCCTTGGTAGAAACGTACACTACTTGATTCTAAGTGCTCTGTTTGTTTAAATTTCTTGCGCCATTGCTCTACAATAAGCTCTGGTACTGGTGCCCCTAACATCACTACATCCAGTATTTGTGTATCCTTATCCCATTCATCGTTAGGTCGCATACCTTCATATTGAACAATGTCTTTAACAAAAGAGCTTGCAGCACTTCGCATTACTTGATCTTGATACAATTGATAAAACAACCATACGGATGGCAATAAAACTAAAAAACCTATCAATGAAGCTAATCGAGAAACGCGCTTGCGCTTTGCTTGATTGGCATATTTCACCATAGGAAACCGGAGTAACTTACATACTAAAAAAGTAGCCAAAGCAATAAAAACAGCATTGATACAAAACAAGTACATCGCACCACCAAAATAGGTCCACTGACCGGTTGCAATCCCATAACCTGCCGTACATAAAGGAGGCATTAATGCCGTAGCAATAGCCACACCAGCAATAGCGTTAGAAATAGTTCCTTTTTTAGCTTTAGCAACAATAAGTGCGAGTCCCCCAAAAATAGCTATCAACACATCCAGAATCGTAGGATAGGTTCGAGCAGCTAACTCATCTGTAATCTCTTTCATAGGAGAGATAAAAAAGTACAATGTTGCCGTAAGCAAGGACAGTCCTACCATGACGCCTAGGTTGATCAATGAACGACGCAACATCGTAGCATCATTAATTGCGGTTCCTAATCCCATACCAACTATAGGCCCCATAAGTGGCGAGATCAACATGGCTCCTATCACAACCGCAGTAGAGTCTGCATTTAACCCTATGGAAGCTACAAAAATCGAGAATATAAGAATCCACGCATTATGACCTTGAAAAGAGATGTCTTTTCTCACCGCTTCAATAGTCTCGTCACGGTCAGAATCTTCTCTAATGTCTAATAGATCATGCAAAAACGACATGATATTTTCCCAAATACCGCTAATGCGTTGTTGGTTTGAATCCAGATTATTCTCTGCTGAAGACTGCTGGCTTTGTGATTCTTGTGGCTCCATTATCCTATTTCATTACCGTATTTATCCATAGCTGCATTGCGTATTTCTTTAATTTCTTGTTCGGCAGTTTTAGGAATAATCATCAATACATCATCTTGATCTATAATAATATAGTCTTCCATTCCTTGCAAGATGACTTTTTTTCCGGCAGCTGTTCGTACCATATTCCCATGTGAATAGATAGACGTAAGGCTGGCATTGATAACAGCATTTGCGTCTTCGTTTTTATCGAGTTTGTCATAGAGTGATCCCCAAGTCCCTAAATCGTTCCAGGAGAATCGTGCTGGCAGTACAAAAACAGCATCGCTTTTTTCCATGATCGCATAATCCACCGATATATTCTCGACATTCGGATAGTTCTCTTCCAGCCATTGGGTTTCCTTATCTGTGTTGAAAACCGATAAGCCATTATTAAATAAGGAAATTAATTGAGGTTGCGCTTTCGCGAAAGCGGATACCACGCCAGCTACATTCCATATAAAAATCCCTGCATTCCATAAAAAATTACCTGCAGCAATAAATTCCTGCGCCGTTTTTAAATCTGGCTTTTCTCTAAATTGAGATACTTTTTTGATCTGGTTTTCTTCCTTGTTGTATTCAATATACCCATAACCCGTATTAGGTGAAGTAGGCTGAATACCAAGGGTCATTAATGCTTGTGGATGCGCTGCACAGAAATCAAAAGCAGTAGCGAGGTCTTCATTAAAAATATCTTGTTCAGCGATGTAGTGATCACTTGGAGCGACGATCATGCTGGCCTCTGGATTCATTTTTTGAATCTTTAAAGCTGCCAGTAAAATACAAGGCGCTGTATTGCGCATAGCAGGCTCTGCAACAATATTGCTGAAATCCATTTCTGGAAGTTGCTCCTTTACAAGGTCTACATAAGCGTCGTTAGTGAGTACCAGAATATGTTGTGAAGGAATTTGTTGCTGTAACCGGTCAAAGGTCATTTGCAACAAAGACTTCCCCATACCTAGCATGTCGTGAAACTGCTTGGGAAAAGCTTGCTTACTTACAGGCCAAAAACGAGAACCGACGCCACCGGCCATAATTACGGCATATTTATTATTACTCATATCTTTAAAACTTCTACTTGCGCATTGGGCTGAAAAAGGTACACCTTTCCAGAGCTTATCTCTACACAACGGTAGCGCTTGCGCAACTTGTTTCCTTTTTGAAATTTCTTACCGCTAGGCCCTAAAAATATACTGCCTTGCTGCAGTTCAAATATATAGCTTTTATCAGTTTCTGGGTCGTAAGATTTTAAAGCAACACTCATCATGGCATCGGTATCGCTACTGGCTTTAGGGTTTTTAAAATGTCGCGCTAAAATGGGCAGCAAATCGTTGGGAAATATATCTGGACGCAAAAAGGGCAACATAAGCTGTTGAAAGGTGTGTTTCCACTCTACTCCGTGAGGTTTGATAAGGCGCCCATATTTTTGAAAGGCCACTAAATGAGCTATTTCATGGACAAGAGTAATTAAGAACCTGTAGGTGTTGAGATTTGCGTTTATGGTAATCGCATGGGAACCATCAGGGTTTTTACGGTAATCACCGTGTCTGGTCTTGCGCTCATCTACAATTTTGAGGTGTACGTGATACTGCTCCAGTAGTGCCGTTAATGGCGCCACAGCAAGATGTGGTAAATACTTATCTAAAACACTCATAAATACTGATAAAATTCTACTGTTGCGATATTAAAAATAATTAGAGAAGTAACACCTGTTTTGAGCTATAATTATTAATTAAAAATCAAATAAACTCATTAATTATAGATGCTTTGTCAGTATGTTTGTTAGTCCGTCAACCAAATTATAGATTTTTAATATTACTAGTAAAACTTAAAGAATTAAAATGAGAAAAGAAGTAGGAGAAAAAGGTTGGAACGATTTAAAAACCAACGATAGCTGGGCGACCTTTAAGATTTTATCTGAATTTGTAATGGGATTTGAACGCATGAGCCGTATAGGTCCTTGTGTCTCTATATTTGGTAGTGCCCGATTAAAACCAGATAATGAATACTATCAACTCGCGACAGAAATAGCTGGAAAAATTGTAGAAAATGGTTACGGGGTGATTACCGGCGGCGGCCCTGGAATTATGGAAGCAGGTAATAAAGGAGCGCACCTTGCTGGAGGAACTTCTGTAGGATTAAATATTGCATTGCCATTTGAGCAACATGACAACCCGTATATCGACAGCGATAAAAGTCTTGATTTTGACTACTTTTTTGCTCGTAAAGTAATGTTTGTCAAGTATTCTCAGGGATTTGTAGTCATGCCAGGCGGATTTGGAACACTGGACGAGTTGTTTGAAGCGATCACTCTTATTCAAACTAATAAAATAGCTAAATTCCCTATCATTCTTGTAGGTACCGAATTCTGGAGCGGTTTATTGGAGTGGATAAAAGGAACACTAGACAAGAAATTCTTTACCGTTTCTCCAAATGATATTG of Nonlabens sp. Ci31 contains these proteins:
- a CDS encoding DNA cytosine methyltransferase, which produces MIKERIDIDNIDGQLFEIKIVGPENSKPASFTHYLHNHKNGVSQFYKKDALAFVKEILIKEYPKDEITNKIAEEALQYLIFDLHKTVPFPAPDKPKFKFIDLFAGIGGFRLAFQNLEGKCVFTSEWDKYSKQTYKANFGEIPFGDITKPKTKSYIPDNFDVLCAGFPCQAFSIAGRRGGFEDTRGTLFFDVAEIIKKKRPKAIFLENVKGLRNHDKGKTLATILNVLREDLDYYVPEPQILNAKEFGVPQNRERIFIVGFRKDLGITDFQYPEPTNKDAVLDDILEQEEVSVKYYLSTTYVQTLKNHRARHESKGNGFGYQIIANDGTANAVVCGGMGRERNLVLDDRLTNFVPVTHITGEVNREGIRKMTPREWARLQGFPDNFKIVVSDCFDPYKTRVFF
- a CDS encoding transposase, with the translated sequence MKYKKWSLEEKLKILSTSEEIGIVETCRKYKVSTGTFYSWKKKYDTQGEAGLKVTYDTRSKELKQSEEENRILRKLLSNKEIELEVQRELLKKKFGTSDPRKI
- a CDS encoding MCP four helix bundle domain-containing protein, encoding MISNKIKWSVGLLLVIVLIVATNFIDQNNFQRIQDSVKSIYEDRLIAKDLLFDIQLEIHDKELLLAENKDSTLLSNRSSSQKKIEGFIEGFSKTALTRDEKRIFERLKEETRLLFSHETIYFNTANDLTSSKKLKEQTKNINNTIAQLSDIQIAEGQRQMHVGRKAMESIDLLTQLEIWIMIVLGVLIQFVILYSPKKESE
- a CDS encoding IS3 family transposase, with translation MSKTSIINMVGMVHSSYYRRPSFGRKGNKPSEFTYHNKNGLVTQDSVMESVKTILSHPFIDCGYRLMTAYLTRDGYVINHKKLYRIMKEANLLKLEDRIDRSGSGRKFVKFRKVKTTKPFDCLEMDIKMVWIPSAGKNAYLLSVIDVHTRRILIDLFAFSIKQAQVITLLSDLFMNYQYPNNVVIRSDNGSQFIAKNVREYLGLIGVSQEFTHIATPEENAHIEAYHGILKKEVFQRFEYRTFGEIEKILKEYVLFYNNERLHGLLGRITPMEKWNTDKHLILMNKLTA
- a CDS encoding SprT-like domain-containing protein, which produces MSVLDKYLPHLAVAPLTALLEQYHVHLKIVDERKTRHGDYRKNPDGSHAITINANLNTYRFLITLVHEIAHLVAFQKYGRLIKPHGVEWKHTFQQLMLPFLRPDIFPNDLLPILARHFKNPKASSDTDAMMSVALKSYDPETDKSYIFELQQGSIFLGPSGKKFQKGNKLRKRYRCVEISSGKVYLFQPNAQVEVLKI
- a CDS encoding mannose-1-phosphate guanylyltransferase — protein: MSNNKYAVIMAGGVGSRFWPVSKQAFPKQFHDMLGMGKSLLQMTFDRLQQQIPSQHILVLTNDAYVDLVKEQLPEMDFSNIVAEPAMRNTAPCILLAALKIQKMNPEASMIVAPSDHYIAEQDIFNEDLATAFDFCAAHPQALMTLGIQPTSPNTGYGYIEYNKEENQIKKVSQFREKPDLKTAQEFIAAGNFLWNAGIFIWNVAGVVSAFAKAQPQLISLFNNGLSVFNTDKETQWLEENYPNVENISVDYAIMEKSDAVFVLPARFSWNDLGTWGSLYDKLDKNEDANAVINASLTSIYSHGNMVRTAAGKKVILQGMEDYIIIDQDDVLMIIPKTAEQEIKEIRNAAMDKYGNEIG
- a CDS encoding DUF389 domain-containing protein; translated protein: MEPQESQSQQSSAENNLDSNQQRISGIWENIMSFLHDLLDIREDSDRDETIEAVRKDISFQGHNAWILIFSIFVASIGLNADSTAVVIGAMLISPLMGPIVGMGLGTAINDATMLRRSLINLGVMVGLSLLTATLYFFISPMKEITDELAARTYPTILDVLIAIFGGLALIVAKAKKGTISNAIAGVAIATALMPPLCTAGYGIATGQWTYFGGAMYLFCINAVFIALATFLVCKLLRFPMVKYANQAKRKRVSRLASLIGFLVLLPSVWLFYQLYQDQVMRSAASSFVKDIVQYEGMRPNDEWDKDTQILDVVMLGAPVPELIVEQWRKKFKQTEHLESSSVRFYQGSSMPMASNEGVEVVQEELIDKLRLIQDKDIHIKALEDQLRSLNEKSKDFDILSEEVRLNYPQIASMSYAPSVNKDFITQQTDTTAVYNIIFNDSTLPIKNRLEVKTRMTNWLRYRLQSDQVTINEMKIGGASAVDPVK
- a CDS encoding TIGR00730 family Rossman fold protein, with protein sequence MRKEVGEKGWNDLKTNDSWATFKILSEFVMGFERMSRIGPCVSIFGSARLKPDNEYYQLATEIAGKIVENGYGVITGGGPGIMEAGNKGAHLAGGTSVGLNIALPFEQHDNPYIDSDKSLDFDYFFARKVMFVKYSQGFVVMPGGFGTLDELFEAITLIQTNKIAKFPIILVGTEFWSGLLEWIKGTLDKKFFTVSPNDIDLLHVVDTSDEAVAIINEFYEKYSLSPNF